The Plasmodium berghei ANKA genome assembly, chromosome: 12 region tgaaaatatgataatacACACATGGCTAGTTAAAATTATGGGAAACATAGttagagaaaaaaaaactctACGTGAagtatttaaataaataaataaacttattgtttttattttaattttttatttatttgaagaAAACGGATGAAAGGAAAACAAGTGTAGACATATCTAATAACTTTTGGATAGCTGGTAatgcaaaaataaaaaaagatattgataaaaaattaaaaccACCATCCAGTAAATTAATATGCCCAATTAGTGGGAAACCTATAAAAATGAGTGAATTAGTTACTATTAATCCTGAGGTTGCTGATAAAAATGACACCATAAATGGAAAGtaagtttttttattatatttttatttctatatgataaaataagataatattgaataaatttgaatatCTCGAAATGTTGGCACGTCTTACttatgtacatataaaaatgttatcataattttttttattttgatagTTGGGTTTGTTCATTTTCGAAAAAGAATATAGATCATAATAAAGCAGTtctcataaaaaaaacagggcaaataattttaaaagtagatattaaaataaatgcactaatatacaaatatcatatttttattaaatataataaaactatctataatgaaaattttaatatatgtatattctTTGAAATTAATTTGCGTATTTacccttttttttatatagtctatttttgaaaaattcatttatggaaaaaaaaattcactAGAAATACAAGTTGGTGATGGTGATTTTATAAACTTACAACCAGGAGGAACAGGTATTATATTGTGTTTTATCagtttgtatatttatatatttgtgtatGTTTTTGAAAAACCCAACGAGAATGAACCCTAGAAATGGGAAAATGAATGATCAATAATATGCACATACTATCTACAACATAATTTaaacttttattatttttttttcagctTTTTGCATGCACAATGATGTTCAAAACAGTGTGTACCGTGAAGTTCTTCTTTAACCAAACAAAATgcaaaaaagaaaaaaaatacaaaacagttttatttgttttcattattttcataggatgttacttttattttttctccatttattttacttttattttttttgtttgatTTTTGACAAAATTCCACCTTTGGGATTATtacaatttaaatatttttaatgatattCAAGCATTCGttgtaaaaattatatatttttaaataaaaacagccgaaataattttctttaaattttttcataaaatatataaatgaaataaatagtaggaaggaatataataaagtgACAATATCACAACAAATCctcttttaaataaaaaaaaaaagtttataTATGGTTACacatttcattttattattagttcattttttagctataaatattgtgatatatatttataatttttttaatctttGTGTGTAATTTGGagattttcatatttttcttagCATAATCTCTCTGAGCTTagtatttatcattttgttaattttctatttctaTAAAGactgataaaataaatatataacaagattgccaaattttaattatatattaatataatgtatagtttaataaattatcgtttttttttcacgaGTTTTTCCTGACAAGCCATTGATATATGTTGAATTGTTTTAGCAATATTTTACAAACATGCATAcatgtaatatataaaatagtaaatataataaatatgcaaaaaatataaaattgtttagTTTTTCCTAGTTTATAACTACATTTTTCAaaactttttataattttttatattttgaaatgtAGTATTTATAgcgaaataaataaatgaataatttttttttttgttgtttCTTCATTCCTCTgctttcataaaaaaaaacaaaaaaaaaatagtaaataaaaatgaaatgatttaaaatataaaatatttccatggtgaaaaaaaagaaagagaGGATATGTTTCGATTGATAAAATTCAAAGGGGTATAttgcaaatatataatattattgttgttgagcttatttatttcaaaagTAAAGACATatagaaaaacaaaatggaGTGGATTGTgggaaaattattatgaacCTTGTTTAGAAATAAAGtcaaaaaaaactaattatattcttttacaaaataaacaaaattctatatcatataataaatataatgagaATAATAAATCGAAAAGAAATCATTTTGTAAAAACCAaggtgaaaaaaaatatgctttTTATAGAGATCCCGATTTTAACACaccattattataataataaaaaaagttggagaaaattagaaaaaaaaaagaaatgtCATGATAGTTTTTATTCATCTATTTTTGTATCAcaacaaattaataataatgaaaaaaaagaagaaagcacattaaaagaaaataatcaaTTAAATGAAACTGAAAAACAAGATttagaacaaaataatgacAATAAATTTACAACCAA contains the following coding sequences:
- a CDS encoding NOSIP domain-containing protein, putative, which encodes MTRHSKNNTANPIFTYHERKKVKDVGTLKERLGKDSMRKFEQCWICLRNSEIPVSTPYGHIFCKMCIVNNFLAQKKEYSKKKKEYENYIKDMDRKKREEALHIREKEKIKFLDDLENVHEHVKKTDERKTSVDISNNFWIAGNAKIKKDIDKKLKPPSSKLICPISGKPIKMSELVTINPEVADKNDTINGNWVCSFSKKNIDHNKAVLIKKTGQIILKSIFEKFIYGKKNSLEIQVGDGDFINLQPGGTAFCMHNDVQNSVYREVLL